The segment AGACGGTCACGGAGAGCGATTTGTGGTTCGCCAGCCGGTCGTATACGGCAGTCTGCTCGAGCGCTGCGCGTTCCCGTTGGAATCCAGTATACAGCCGACCGTCACCGATACGAACGGCACGCTCTTCGATTTCGCGCGACGTGGCGAGCATCTGTCGACGGCTGTAGGATCCAAACAGCGTGTTCTCGAGGAAATCGAACAGCACGCTGGTATTCGCTGGCGAGTCCGAAAGCACCCACGGTGGATGAATGTCGGGGGAGAGAATCTCCGCGAACTGATCGAGGCCGAGCGCTCCGCGGAATTCACCGCCGGAAGTTCGGATCACGACGAAACCGGGATCACCGAGGATCGTCGTCGGTCGGTGTTCGACATCGACGTTCTGGGTCGAAAACTGCCGTTTCAGTTCCGCTGCGGTCCGCGGGTCGTCGGTGTATACCTCGAGACGCTTTCGATGGGCTTCGATCTCGTCGATCGCGTCACGAAGGCCGTTCATCGGTATCGACTCCGAGAAACGAACGGATCGCCTCGTGGATATCGGTTTCAGTAACGGTTCCGCTGTCGTACTCGTAGGTGATCATGTCGTGGTCGTCGAGCCGTGGTAATACCACGTGATGGAGACGAATACGTTCGCGTTCGTACTCCGACTCCGTCGCGATCGTCGCCTCGTCTGCGGCCTGTTCTGCGACGATAACCGAAGCGAGTTCGTCGATCGTCGTATCCGGTCTCTCGTAGAGCCATCTGATCGTCGCTCGGACGGACGGGTCCGAGAACAGTCGAAGGAGTTCCTCGACGGAGTGGTCGAGGTCGGCCTCCCGAAGCTCAGAGACGGATACTGAACGATCATTCATCCATGTTTGGACGGAGTTCGCTAGACGTTCGTAAATATTCGCGGGTGGAATAGGCCGACGTTTGACATCCTTCCCGCTTTACGGACGGGACGTTCACCTCGAATCGTTTGGACGGGTCTCGACGGTCGTCGAACGAAATCCCCCGATACGGTCTGTTATAAGTCGGTACCGGTACGCACAGACAGCAATCCGTTCAGTCGCTGCCGATACCGACCGATCTCGAGGGCTCCGAGGCGACGTCGCCGTCGAATTGACGAACTGACTCGAGTTCGTCCACCCGACCGTGTGCGGTCGCGACGTCGACGATCACGTCCGTGAGGTTTTCTCTGTCCGAAAGGAACTCGTCGCGCCGGCGCTGCCACACCTCGTCGACGGTTTCGCTCTCGAGTATCGCACTCGAGCGTTCGATGATCTCCTGGGCTGACGTGACGTTGTGAATGAGTCCGTGGTTCTCGAGTTCGACGAAGTTCCCCATGTCGTCGTCACCGACGAACGAGTTCGATCGGATCGCCGGCGTTCCGAGCAGTGCCGCTTCGGTGACCATCGTCTGGGTATCCGCGACGAGCAGCGTCGCCTCCGAGAGCGCATCGTGCATCAGCGCGGGGTGAAGGTCGAACGGACGAGCGGGCAGTCCCTCAAGGTCGGCATCACCGCCCTCGTCGGAGACGAAAACCGTCGCATCGTCGCTCAGCCGATCGACGATCCGATGCCGATCGTCGCCGGAAATCCCCGCTTTTCCAACGTCGTGTTGTGATCCGAAGGCGTTGAGCCGGAGGATGACGTACGACTCGTCGCGTCCGATCTCGAGTCGGTCTCGAATCGACGGATTCGGCTCGTAGACGTCCGGGTGCAGGTACGCACACTCTTTGAATCCAGAGAAGACGTAGTGACGTTCACCGAGATCCTTCTGGAACGTGTTGGGTGTGAGAACGGCGCGGGCGAACGGCGTCGAGATCGTGTGATCGAAGGACGCCGGCTCGGAATCGATGAACAGGACCGTCGGCGTCACGATCACCGCACCGGTGTGGGCGGCGTACCCGCCCATGCCGACGACCAGATCCGGATCGAACCGAAGCGCGAGTCGGATCGCACGAGCGTAGTGTGCCGGAAGCCGACTCAGCAACGACCCCTTCGTCGTTCCACAGCGACCGTAGATCTCGTAGGGGAGATCGTACCACTCGAGCAGGTCGACGGTGCAGGTGTAATCGCGTGCGAGGACGAGCACATCGTGTCCCCCCTCACGGAGCGTTCGAACCGCGTGTTTGTACAGATGGACGTGCGCTGGCGTGTTCGTAAAGAACAGATATCTCATTTGGAGGCCACCGTATCCTGTCCGTGAGATGCCGGACCGACGAGGTTTGTTATCTAGCTCATACCCGAACGAACGCTCTTCCAGCATCGAAACAGTACGGCTGTAACCGAGGTTCGCCGGCACGCGTTCTGGTCCTGTACTCTCGAATTCGCCGGTAGCGAGCGTATAATAATGTGAATACGTTCTGGATCTGTTGTGGATGCAGTCGCACGGCGTTACACAATCGGAGGCGAAGAACCAGACGATACCGCGTTCTCGAGCGCTCGACCGGTACGTTTCCGTTCTCGACTCGACTCTCGAGTACAGTCGTCGTCGCGGGTACGCCGGCCCGGACTACGGCGACGGAATGAGCAGCGAGCTCCTTCAGGCGTTCCCCCTCGAGAACCGACTCCTCAATCTGGGTGTTCAGGAGATCGTCAAACGGACGCCGGTGGACGTCAGACCGCTCTTGCGCGTCGAACACCGGCGAAACTACAAGGGAGCGGCCCTGTTTGCGATGGCCAACCTGAACTATCACGAACTGGCGTGCGCCCTGGGAACCCGGGCCGACGTTTCGTTCGATCCACAGGCCGAGGCCGCAACGCTGGCCGATTGGCTGCTCGAGGAACGGATCACGGGATACAGTGGCTTCTGCGGCGGTCACCGTCACGAGATCCAGCACTTGCACACGAAAGGCGTTCCGAGCGATCCGGACATCGTCTCCACGACCTACGCGGTCAGGGCGCTCCTTCGAGCGGCATCACTCGACGACCGATACGCCGAGATCGCTCGAACTGCGTCCTCGTTCCTGGTCGAGGACCTGAACTACCGGGAGGTGTCCGAAGGCGCGAAGATCGACTACCACATGAACCATCCCGAGGACTCGTATACGCTCAATTCGGCGGCGCTCGGCGCCGGGATGCTCGTCGACCTCTATGCGGACACCGGAGAGGACGAACTCCGACACCGGGCGGCACGGATCCTCGATCACGTCGCAGCCCACCAGACGGAGATCGGCGGCTGGCCGTACCGTCTCCCGGCCGATGCCTCGCACCTCTCGATGGACAGCCACCACAACGGATTCATCATCGAGTCCTTCCAGCGGTATCGAGACGTCGTCGACGACGGGCGATACAGCGACACGCTCTCGTCTGCCCTCGAGTTCTACCGAAACGAACTGTTCGAACTGGACGGCGCGCCGAACTTCGACGAAACGAACGCCTATCCCCGCGACATCCACGCAAGCACCCAGGGAATGCTCGTTTTCACTCGCGAGGGCGACCTCGAGTTTGCAGAGCGTCTCCTCCGATGGGTGCTCGCGAACTTGCAGGTCGAACCGGGACGGTTCTACTTTCGGAAACATCGATATCACACGAAACGGGTGACACTGATGCGGTGGTGTCAGGCGTGGATGTCGTACGCGGTCTCGGAGTTTCTCCTCGCTGCCTCCGATCGGATGGCAACCGAAACTGACGGATTTCGGTAACGTCACCGATCCTCCCCTACCGATCTGTGAGCGTTTATGACACTCTTCGATCGGTTACAGACCGGATAACAAGGGGGGTCGTGACCCCACGAGAAGATAGATCCCGATGGACGTCACACGAATCGGTCTCGAGGACTGGCGCGACGCCCTCCCGTCGAGCGGCTACGAATTCTTTCACGACCCGGACGCCCTCTCCGTTCTGGACGATCACACGACGGCCGATCTCAGACTGTACGGGGCGTACAAAGGTCAGCAGTCGGTCGGACTGTTGCCCGTCTTCGTCGGTGAAAAGTCTCTCGGGACGACCGCGCTCTCGCCTCCGTTGTCCCTCGGCGTGCCGCGCCTCGGCCCGTTGATAACCCCGAACAGCCCGAAACCACGGAAAGCAGAGCGAATCAATCGGGAGCTAGCGACGGCCGTCGTCGACGATCTCGCCGCGGACCGACGTTCGACGCTCTTTCGAATGACCTGCCCCCTCGAGTACACAGATCCGCGACCGTACGCCTGGAACGGGTTCACGGTCGAGCCACAGTTCACCTACGTCGTCTCCCTCGAGGACTGTGACGATCTCGAGGACGTCATGGCCGGCTTCAGCAAGAGCCTTCGAAACGAGATGCGTCGGTACGACGAGATCGACCTCACGATCGATACCGAAGGAATCGACGCGGCCCTTCGGGTCTACGACGACGTGGTCGCCCAGTACGAGGAGTACGGAGATACCGCGCCGATGTCTCGGCCGTTCCTGCGCGATCTCCTCTCGACGGTCGATGACGATCGATGGCGAGTGTACGTCGCCAGAACGCCCGACGGAGCGTACCAGAGCGCGATCCTGACGCTGTACTCTCCCGACCTCGCCTCCTACTGGCAGGGTGGCGTCACCGCGTCCTACGAGCACGTCAGTGTGAACAACCTCCTGCATCGGGCCATCCTCGAGGACCTCGTCACCGATCCCGAACTCGACTCGATAACGGGGTACGATCTCGTCGGCGCGAACACCGAGCGCCTCTGTGAGTACAAAGGGAAGTTCAACGGCGAGCTCAGCCCCTACTACGTGATCGAATCGTCGGGTCTCGAGATGTCGATCGCCAAATCGGCCTACCGGAAGTTCTCGAGTATGAAATGACGGGGCTGATCGATCCTGGCCTGCAGACGAAACTATCGATCGGAACCGTCCCGTCGAGAGCCTGATGATTCCCTCGAGAACTACGTTACGAACGTCCCGTGACGGGCGCGAGCGTGCCACGGACGGTGACACCCGTCGTCACTCGAACTCCGCAGTATCGCCGCGTCGGTAGCGGTCGAGTCGACGGTAGCCGTGGATCGTCGAGCCCTCGTCGAGCTCGATCTCGTACCGACCGATGATGTCCTGCGTGTCGGGGACGGCACGTCGTTCGACGACCTCGACGATGGCCCGCCAGCCGTCGTCCGTCGGCACGATCTCGCTGACGCCGTCGAACTCCCGACCGATGAGTTCCGTCGCGGTCGACTGGACGGTCTTTCGAACCGCGAGAACGCCCTCGATCTCCTCGTGATCGGTGTCAACGTCGGCGTCGACCGACTCGGGATCGGTCTTCTCCTCGGCCGTCATATCGACGCTCAGATCTCGACTTCGCTGTTGTGCGTTTTGGTCGTCGTCCTGTTCTCGTTCGTCGACTGTCTGACTATCGCTCACGGTTGAATCACTCTCGTCGTGCTGGTAACAGAAGCCGTCGTCCTGAGCCGGGCGCGAACAGCGCTCGCCGTCCTCGGTGAGCGCTTGGCACTGGTCCGGCGAGCGTTTGGTGTCGGCTTCAGCCATTGTCGGTGGTCGTGGGTCGGGTCGGTGGATTGCTTGTTCGTCCGTCGTCGTTACTCAAACCGCCTCGGTGATGGTCGATCGCAACTCGTCGATGCTTTCGGCGTCCTCGCTCGCAGTCTTCGGGGAGAGAACGTCCGTGAAAACCTCCGCCAGGAGGTCGTCGTCGAACTGGCCGCCGTCGTCATCGTCGTCGAAGACCGCAAGCCCCTTCGCGGCCGTGATCGCCGCTCGAGTTCCGACGACGATCTCGAGTTCTTCGCGGAGCGTTCGCGTCGTCTCGACAACTGCCTCGACGGATTCGTCCGACAGATCCACGTGTGCACGAACGATCTCTCCCTCGGTCTCGCCGTCGTAGTAGCCGACGTGAACGCCGACGAACCGATCCAGCAGCGCGTCTTGCTGGCGGTGGACGCCGGCGTACTCGACGTCGTTCGACGTGACTATCGCCCGGAACTCCGGATGGACGTCGATCGTTCGATCCTCGCCGCGTTTTCCCGGTCGCTCGAGGACGCCTTCCTCGAACACCGAGAGCAACACGTTGTGGGCCGCGGGGTTGCTGCGCGAGAACTCGTTGTAGACGAGCGTCGCGCCCTCTCCGACCGCGACGGAGAGCGGGTTGTCGACCCAGCGCTCGCGTACGATCTGGGTCTTTTTGTTCACGCCGCCGACGAACCGATCGTGTTCCTCGTAGCGCTCTCCGCCGGCGTGTGCGCCGACGAGCGCCGCAGTATCGACGGCGTCGTCGCCGTTCAGCCAGACGACCGGTCGTCCCCGCTGTGCCGCCGCCGAGAGCGCGAGCGCCGTCTTTCCACAGCCCGTCGGTCCGATCAGATGAAC is part of the Natrarchaeobius halalkaliphilus genome and harbors:
- a CDS encoding antibiotic ABC transporter permease, which produces MQSHGVTQSEAKNQTIPRSRALDRYVSVLDSTLEYSRRRGYAGPDYGDGMSSELLQAFPLENRLLNLGVQEIVKRTPVDVRPLLRVEHRRNYKGAALFAMANLNYHELACALGTRADVSFDPQAEAATLADWLLEERITGYSGFCGGHRHEIQHLHTKGVPSDPDIVSTTYAVRALLRAASLDDRYAEIARTASSFLVEDLNYREVSEGAKIDYHMNHPEDSYTLNSAALGAGMLVDLYADTGEDELRHRAARILDHVAAHQTEIGGWPYRLPADASHLSMDSHHNGFIIESFQRYRDVVDDGRYSDTLSSALEFYRNELFELDGAPNFDETNAYPRDIHASTQGMLVFTREGDLEFAERLLRWVLANLQVEPGRFYFRKHRYHTKRVTLMRWCQAWMSYAVSEFLLAASDRMATETDGFR
- a CDS encoding DUF7344 domain-containing protein; protein product: MNDRSVSVSELREADLDHSVEELLRLFSDPSVRATIRWLYERPDTTIDELASVIVAEQAADEATIATESEYERERIRLHHVVLPRLDDHDMITYEYDSGTVTETDIHEAIRSFLGVDTDERPS
- the gvpN gene encoding gas vesicle protein GvpN, which codes for MVDGSSRKRTVRGRKIRADRERKESRRARKKLARTASKVTASERTGDRPLESPDEVRPEPFVETDAVVEVRDRIDGWLEAAQPVHLIGPTGCGKTALALSAAAQRGRPVVWLNGDDAVDTAALVGAHAGGERYEEHDRFVGGVNKKTQIVRERWVDNPLSVAVGEGATLVYNEFSRSNPAAHNVLLSVFEEGVLERPGKRGEDRTIDVHPEFRAIVTSNDVEYAGVHRQQDALLDRFVGVHVGYYDGETEGEIVRAHVDLSDESVEAVVETTRTLREELEIVVGTRAAITAAKGLAVFDDDDDGGQFDDDLLAEVFTDVLSPKTASEDAESIDELRSTITEAV
- a CDS encoding DICT sensory domain-containing protein, with the translated sequence MNGLRDAIDEIEAHRKRLEVYTDDPRTAAELKRQFSTQNVDVEHRPTTILGDPGFVVIRTSGGEFRGALGLDQFAEILSPDIHPPWVLSDSPANTSVLFDFLENTLFGSYSRRQMLATSREIEERAVRIGDGRLYTGFQRERAALEQTAVYDRLANHKSLSVTVFVDGKWSKRSGDVTVVTDTDGEIGDYWFVIFDGAGVELQRCALLAEERKPGRYYGFWTYDPDLVSSLVGHLATKYDLE
- the gvpO gene encoding gas vesicle protein GvpO, halophile-type, coding for MAEADTKRSPDQCQALTEDGERCSRPAQDDGFCYQHDESDSTVSDSQTVDEREQDDDQNAQQRSRDLSVDMTAEEKTDPESVDADVDTDHEEIEGVLAVRKTVQSTATELIGREFDGVSEIVPTDDGWRAIVEVVERRAVPDTQDIIGRYEIELDEGSTIHGYRRLDRYRRGDTAEFE
- a CDS encoding GNAT family N-acetyltransferase yields the protein MDVTRIGLEDWRDALPSSGYEFFHDPDALSVLDDHTTADLRLYGAYKGQQSVGLLPVFVGEKSLGTTALSPPLSLGVPRLGPLITPNSPKPRKAERINRELATAVVDDLAADRRSTLFRMTCPLEYTDPRPYAWNGFTVEPQFTYVVSLEDCDDLEDVMAGFSKSLRNEMRRYDEIDLTIDTEGIDAALRVYDDVVAQYEEYGDTAPMSRPFLRDLLSTVDDDRWRVYVARTPDGAYQSAILTLYSPDLASYWQGGVTASYEHVSVNNLLHRAILEDLVTDPELDSITGYDLVGANTERLCEYKGKFNGELSPYYVIESSGLEMSIAKSAYRKFSSMK
- a CDS encoding DUF354 domain-containing protein; the encoded protein is MRYLFFTNTPAHVHLYKHAVRTLREGGHDVLVLARDYTCTVDLLEWYDLPYEIYGRCGTTKGSLLSRLPAHYARAIRLALRFDPDLVVGMGGYAAHTGAVIVTPTVLFIDSEPASFDHTISTPFARAVLTPNTFQKDLGERHYVFSGFKECAYLHPDVYEPNPSIRDRLEIGRDESYVILRLNAFGSQHDVGKAGISGDDRHRIVDRLSDDATVFVSDEGGDADLEGLPARPFDLHPALMHDALSEATLLVADTQTMVTEAALLGTPAIRSNSFVGDDDMGNFVELENHGLIHNVTSAQEIIERSSAILESETVDEVWQRRRDEFLSDRENLTDVIVDVATAHGRVDELESVRQFDGDVASEPSRSVGIGSD